The following proteins are encoded in a genomic region of Cryptococcus neoformans var. neoformans JEC21 chromosome 2 sequence:
- a CDS encoding ATP synthase delta chain, mitochondrial precursor, putative — translation MFASRLTPALRALPRQASALRIARRGYAEAATDGKLQLSLVLPHQSLYSSSGVIQVNIPAATGDMGILANHVPSVEALRPGVIEVIEENGQQGKKWFVSAGFATVHGNNALTINAVEAYSLDKFSPESIKSALADANRVLGSNAPESEKAEARIEVDVYEGLQAALSK, via the exons ATGTTCGCCTCCCGACTCACCCCTGCTCTCCGTGCCCTCCCCCGACAGGCTTCTGCCCTTCGAATCGCTCGACGTGGGTACGCCGAGGCTGCCACCGACGGCAAGTTGCAGTTGAGTTTGGTCCTCCCCCACCAG TCCCtctactcttcttccggtgTCATTCAAGTCAACATCCCCGCCGCTACTGGTGACATGGGTATCCTCGCCAACCACGTTCCCTCCGTCGAGGCTCTCAGGCCTGGTGTGATTGAGGTTATCGAGGAGAACGGACAGCAGGGCAAGAAGTGGTTTG TTTCCGCCGGTTTCGCCACCGTCCACGGCAACAACGCTCTTACCATCAACGCCGTTGAGGCTTACTCCCTTGACAAGTTCTCTCCTGAG AGCATCAAGTCCGCTCTTGCTGACGCTAACCGAGTCCTCGGCTCAAACGCTCCTGAATCTGAGAAGGCTGAGGCTAGAATCGAGGTTGATGTTTACGAGGGTCTCCAGGCCGCGCTTTCCAAGTAA